Proteins encoded by one window of Deltaproteobacteria bacterium:
- the grpE gene encoding nucleotide exchange factor GrpE: protein MISAMNDDRVKDEATETSAAEAEAPPADAARSKDQKRVDIPLTKMTKDQLIEKIEEAEALSLKNYDLYLRSQAEIDNLKKRYQKEQQELAKFANESLLKQLLPVADNLEKAIEHSQNETSVDALRKGVELTLKALMDVLQKAGVETIEAVGEPFDPNFHEAVSEVADDSVETGTVIKDLQKGYVLNQRLIRPSMVIVSRKTG from the coding sequence GTGATCAGTGCGATGAATGATGACAGGGTCAAGGATGAGGCGACGGAAACTTCCGCTGCGGAGGCTGAAGCGCCGCCCGCTGACGCAGCCCGGTCTAAGGATCAGAAAAGAGTAGATATTCCTTTAACCAAGATGACAAAGGATCAACTCATTGAAAAAATCGAAGAGGCAGAAGCGCTTTCACTGAAAAATTATGATCTTTACCTTCGCTCTCAGGCGGAAATAGACAACCTGAAAAAGAGGTATCAAAAAGAACAGCAGGAATTGGCCAAATTTGCCAATGAGTCGCTTTTGAAACAACTGCTTCCAGTGGCGGACAATCTCGAGAAAGCCATCGAACATTCACAAAACGAGACATCTGTGGATGCCCTGAGAAAAGGCGTTGAACTGACCCTGAAGGCGCTCATGGATGTCCTGCAGAAGGCCGGGGTGGAGACCATTGAGGCGGTGGGGGAGCCTTTTGATCCCAATTTTCACGAGGCGGTTTCAGAAGTGGCAGATGACAGCGTTGAAACCGGAACCGTGATCAAAGACCTCCAAAAGGGGTATGTTCTCAATCAAAGACTCATTCGGCCCTCAATGGTGATTGTCAGCAGAAAGACCGGATAA